A region from the Tigriopus californicus strain San Diego chromosome 9, Tcal_SD_v2.1, whole genome shotgun sequence genome encodes:
- the LOC131886840 gene encoding double-stranded RNA-specific editase Adar-like, which produces MGPQNAPSTHNASRLNVKPGRPSGCTSAPPRRHHRPAPPPPKAMPPHLREHVKGSVDTLPPEVDPVGALAASFARLGLGLRTHTRTTHVLSLPVSPRHGSFPPKVTRPSHQSSPSSSTVSLSSVICDDPNDRALPQSNFTAPPLVLRHPVALVQSVHKAKSKSKVVSARPSTEPIPTNSSGAKSCEGNEDFKVQLQELHPSAQLRVELPFDNNGNMYQVRTVVSEEVFIGRATTEEEAIDKCCRKAVRFIKQYWDPQARQALPPYKRPHKTTTTSSDVAKKTNSRRKGESDVKKSSSRKKKNRLISENPNEIPIGPKQGKNAGKPKMLDQGNIQEFEPDLDVESLNEETYDLNLEDNFPKLKANVPIKNAVMMLNELFPPPKGPQYKVTSQTGPPNNPTFTMVCTINNRCFSGEGKSKKEAKLSCSQRAIEVLYGYKICETRSLPERSNPRANCDLDDWMELEGKNPVSILNELYPGIQYQLVASTGPSHAPQFVIKASLNEMSFEGSGKSKKDAKLNASKALLVHLHKVGFDPMTGDMMSTQLNNNDAAQGHSFADQIGQLVTAKYQELFGTTTYSKRRVMAGVVMTRNGDVQSSGEVICVSSGTKCINGEQLSLEGCVINDSHAEIVTRRCLLVFLYSQLKLLANVEEADKSIFQKPRGPGWLAELKKGIEFHLFITTSPCGDARIFSLHETSGNASTTKEKPEKMDKLEKISKSEEFVNDNTVVPLEALEAINEVIPVERLEHDGQIDIIVSEQQEALSISGFSDSCKDEDFVIVPTQGNDSGVGFEIPTIIVDQYEGDRDPRRPEKISGDSSRGRLRSKIECGMGTVPINPKILIQTWDGVMSGDRLLTMACSDKILRWNVLGIQGALLTHFIRPIYLKSITVGSKFHPGHMKRALYERIADYIQDLPSPYELNTPDLYATTSPETRQATKAHDYSVNWIMSEGQPEVVNGSTGKTINENTSRLSKKCLFSRFLELCEANHPDLKSNHHYLSPSRYSEVKQGAETYQSVKGRLNDALFEAGCGHWVEKPIEQDQFSM; this is translated from the exons ATGGGTCCACAAAACGCCCCATCCACTCATAACGCTTCGCGTCTGAATGTTAAACCTGGCAGACCCAGCGGTTGTACCTCAGCTCCCCCACGCCGTCATCACCGACCGGCTCCACCGCCTCCCAAAGCCATGCCGCCCCATTTGCGGGAGCACGTCAAAGGGTCGGTGGACACGTTGCCGCCTGAAGTGGATCCTGTGGGTGCACTGGCGGCTTCCTTTGCACGTTTAGGTCTTGGGCTCCGCACCCACACCCGCACCACCCATGTTTTATCATTGCCCGTCAGCCCACGCCATGGTTCATTCCCTCCTAAGGTGACCCGTCCGTCCCATCAGTCCTCTCCTTCTTCGTCCACGGTGTCTCTGTCCAGTGTCATTTGCGATGATCCGAACGATCGAGCCTTGCCCCAATCGAACTTTACCGCTCCACCACTGGTTTTGCGCCACCCAGTGGCCCTGGTCCAATCGGTACACAAGGCTAAGTCTAAGTCCAAAGTAGTTTCGGCCCGGCCTTCGACTGAACCCATACCGACCAATTCTTCGGGGGCCAAAAGTTGCGAGGGGAATGAAGATTTCAAAGTCCAACTTCAAGAACTTCATCCTTCCGCCCAATTGCGCGTAGAGCTGCCGTTTGACAATAATGGCAATATGTACCAGGTTCGAACGGTCGTCTCGGAAGAGGTATTCATTGGTCGAGCCACCACGGAAGAAGAAGCCATCGACAAATGTTGTCGGAAGGCGGTACGCTTCATCAAGCAATATTGGGATCCTCAAGCTCGTCAGGCTCTGCCTCCTTATAAACGACCCCATAAAACTACCACAACCAGTTCCGATGTTGCAAAGAAAACGAACTCTAGACGAAAAGGGGAAAGTGAcgtcaaaaaatcaagttctcgaaagaaaaaaaatcggctGATATCCGAAAATCCCAATGAGATTCCCATCGGACCAAAACAAGGGAAGAATGCCGGAAAACCTAAAATGCTAGACCAGGGCAACATTCAGGAATTTGAGCCAGACCTGGATGTAGAAAGTTTGAATGAAGAAACGTATGATCTCAATCTCGAAGATAACTTTCCCAAACTTAAAGCCAATGTCCCTATCAAAAACGCCGTTATGATGCTCAACGAATTGTTCCCACCGCCCAAAGGTCCACAATATAAAGTCACCTCGCAAACTGGTCCACCAAACAACCCTACTTTCACCATGGTTTGCACGATCAATAACCGGTGCTTCAGTGGTGAAGGCAAATCTAAAAAGGAAGCGAAACTCTCTTGTTCCCAAAGAGCCATCGAGGTCTTATATGGATACAAGATATGCGAGACTCGTTCACTCCCCGAACGTAGCAATCCTCGAGCCAATTGTGATTTGGATGATTGGATGGAGTTGGAGGGGAAAAATCCTGTTTCAATTCTGAATGAATTATACCCCGGCATTCAGTATCAGCTGGTTGCGTCCACTGGTCCTTCTCATGCTCCTCAGTTCGTCATCAAGGcatctttgaatgaaatgtcttTTGAGGGGTCGGGCAAGTCCaaaaaagatgccaaattGAACGCCTCCAAGGCGTTGTTAGTTCATTTGCACAAGGTGGGGTTTGATCCTATGACTGGCGATATGATGAGTACTCAGTTAAACAACAATGATGCGGCTCAAGGACACAGCTTTGCTGATCAAATCGGTCAATTGGTGACGGCTAAATATCAAGAGCTATTCGGCACAACCACATACTCCAAGCGTCGCGTCATGGCTGGGGTTGTAATGACACGAAATGGGGACGTCCAATCTTCGGGAGAGGTCATTTGCGTGAGTTCGGGCACCAAATGTATTAATGGCGAACAACTTTCTTTAGAGGGATGTGTGATAAATGATTCTCACGCGGAGATCGTCACCCGAAGATGCTTATTGGTTTTTCTGTACTCTCAACTGAAGCTATTGGCCAATGTTGAAGAAGCCGATAAATCAATCTTCCAGAAGCCCAGAGGGCCTGGGTGGTTAGCCGA gttgaAAAAAGGCATAGAGTTCCATCTATTTATTACCACTTCGCCATGTGGGGATGCTCGAATATTCTCCCTTCACGAAACGTCAGGCAATGCTTCCACTACGaaagaaaaacctgaaaagatggacaagttggaaaaaatttcaaaatctgagGAGTTTGTCAACGACAACACGGTTGTCCCTCTTGAAGCTTTGGAAGCAATCAATGAGGTTATTCCAGTCGAAAGACTTGAACACGATGGACAAATAGATATCATTGTCTCCGAGCAACAAGAGGCCTTATCTATCTCTGGCTTTTCCGACTCTTGCAAAGACGAAGATTTTGTTATCGTTCCAACTCAAGGAAACGACAGTGGAGTTGGATTTGAGATCCCCACAATTATTGTTGATCAATATGAAGGTGACAGAGATCCGAGACGACCTGAAAAGATCAGTGGAGACTCGTCGAGAGGTCGACTTCGATCGAAGATAGAGTGTGGCATGGGAACGGTACCGATCAATCCAAAGATCTTGATACAAACGTGGGACGGGGTAATGTCTGGAGATCGTTTGTTGACCATGGCCTGCTCCGATAAGATTCTGCGATGGAATGTACTCGGAATTCAAGGAGCTTTACTCACTCACTTCATAAGACCCATCTATCTCAAGTCCATCACGGTTGGATCCAAGTTTCATCCAG GGCATATGAAGCGGGCTCTCTACGAACGAATTGCCGACTATATTCAAGACCTACCCTCGCCTTATGAACTTAATACGCCTGACCTGTACGCCACCACCTCGCCGGAAACGCgtcaagcaactaaagcccATGATTATAGCGTCAATTGGATTATGAGCGAAGGTCAACCCGAGGTTGTCAATGGATCCACGGGAAAGACCATAAACGAAAATACTTCAAGACTGAGCAAAAAGTGTC tttttagCCGGTTTTTGGAGCTGTGCGAAGCCAATCATCCAGATCTCAAGTCAAATCACCACTACTTGTCGCCTTCTCGCTACTCGGAAGTGAAACAAGGTGCAGAAACCTATCAATCGGTGAAAGGAAGACTTAACGATGCCTTATTTGAGGCCGGATGCGGTCACTGGGTTGAGAAGCCAATTGAACAGGACCAATTTTCTATGTAA